From the genome of Longimicrobium sp., one region includes:
- a CDS encoding S1/P1 nuclease, with protein sequence MPKPKTVLAALAALVAVAGSAAPARAWDELGHRVVARIAWENMTPEARAAAVRLLENGPLNAGLRELLPAVGTPEERQRELFVMAAYWPDMIRGREHPGYRFAHSDWHYVNFFWEQKPDGSKVDRDDLPRAGLLLDQLQRIRTGLADASRPDSLRAVDLAWALHLVGDAHQPLHNSARITAQDPEGDRGANSFLLKGVYPFSNLHSYWDGLVGLSVPWAAGDRGEADYVGSIARRVMLAYPPRRMDGRLYPGEFERWSREGVRVAQNVAYTTLRNERPSLAYRDRAWAAAEPRVALGGYRLAELLNRALG encoded by the coding sequence ATGCCGAAGCCGAAGACCGTCCTCGCCGCCCTGGCCGCCCTCGTGGCCGTGGCCGGCTCCGCCGCCCCCGCCCGCGCCTGGGACGAGCTGGGCCACCGCGTGGTCGCGCGCATCGCCTGGGAGAACATGACGCCCGAGGCGCGCGCCGCGGCCGTCCGCCTGCTGGAGAACGGGCCCCTGAACGCCGGGCTGCGCGAGCTGCTCCCGGCCGTCGGCACGCCCGAAGAGCGCCAGCGCGAGCTGTTCGTGATGGCGGCGTACTGGCCCGACATGATCCGCGGCCGCGAGCACCCGGGCTACCGCTTCGCGCACTCCGACTGGCACTACGTCAACTTCTTCTGGGAGCAGAAGCCCGACGGCTCGAAGGTCGACCGCGACGACCTCCCCCGCGCCGGGCTCCTGCTGGACCAGCTGCAGCGAATCCGCACCGGGCTGGCCGACGCCTCGCGCCCCGACTCGCTGCGCGCGGTGGACCTGGCCTGGGCGCTGCACCTGGTGGGCGACGCGCACCAGCCCCTGCACAACAGCGCGCGCATCACGGCCCAGGACCCCGAGGGCGACCGCGGCGCGAACTCGTTCCTGCTCAAGGGAGTCTACCCGTTCAGCAACCTGCACTCGTACTGGGACGGCCTGGTGGGCCTCTCCGTCCCCTGGGCCGCCGGCGACCGCGGCGAGGCCGACTACGTGGGGAGCATCGCCCGGCGCGTGATGCTGGCGTACCCGCCGCGGCGGATGGACGGCCGGCTCTACCCCGGCGAGTTCGAGCGCTGGTCGCGCGAAGGGGTGCGCGTCGCGCAGAACGTCGCCTACACCACGCTGCGGAACGAGCGCCCCTCGCTCGCCTACCGCGACCGCGCCTGGGCCGCCGCCGAGCCGCGCGTGGCGCTCGGCGGCTACCGCCTGGCGGAGCTGCTGAACCGCGCGCTGGGCTGA
- a CDS encoding DUF5995 family protein, producing the protein MPASALIALLDQPWQTIDDVVDGLMVLEHWLRERRDRRAVFASAYLDITLAVRRRSSEGHFFADDAWVRRYDVAFANLYREALFAFARGDHQNVPKAWRFSFETSATGDALVLQDLLLGINAHINHDLPLALEQVSIDPREGRLADHTRVNEALQAATDPLQDRIAGLYAPALRVLDRIAGRIDEDIAGFSVRKARQACWDNAVLLAEAGSDEGRAAVRRRLDDSSAVLARLILTSLPAGGPLTRALKEMEEHVPWWELLPVAGGADGGAGPAPVEPEPPLVGSLDELIAKLEETVRRFDAARSRLSVYPSTYLFMERRFREALAGGGGGFEDRAWAELLDRHFATRYFRALEAHEAGRAAEVPECWKAAFSAATGGKTTLVQDLALAVNARLNYDLPLALLAAGVGQGAERERRRRDLLKFEALFRASIDPVQDMLAAKYSPFLKVLDLAGLRLDEFLVDFSYRRARDAAWDNAVRLADCASPEERALLVREIDRRAADVANRILLRTVIGGGWVAQAVRQVEDRWQGRWSAWVEPEG; encoded by the coding sequence ATGCCCGCGTCCGCCCTGATCGCCCTCCTCGACCAGCCCTGGCAGACCATCGACGACGTGGTCGACGGCCTGATGGTGCTGGAGCACTGGCTGCGCGAGCGGCGCGACCGGCGCGCGGTGTTCGCCTCGGCGTACCTCGACATCACCTTGGCCGTGCGGCGCCGCAGCTCCGAGGGCCACTTCTTCGCCGACGACGCCTGGGTGCGCCGCTACGACGTGGCCTTCGCCAACCTGTACCGCGAGGCGCTCTTCGCCTTTGCCCGGGGCGACCACCAGAACGTCCCCAAGGCGTGGCGCTTCTCGTTCGAGACCAGCGCCACGGGCGACGCCCTGGTGCTGCAGGACCTGCTGCTGGGGATCAACGCCCACATCAACCACGACCTGCCGCTGGCGCTGGAGCAGGTCTCCATCGACCCGCGCGAGGGCCGCCTGGCCGACCACACCAGGGTCAACGAGGCGCTCCAGGCCGCCACCGACCCGCTGCAGGACCGCATCGCCGGGCTGTACGCGCCGGCGCTCCGGGTGCTGGACCGCATCGCCGGGCGGATCGACGAGGACATCGCCGGCTTCAGCGTCCGCAAGGCGCGCCAGGCGTGCTGGGACAACGCCGTGCTCCTGGCCGAGGCGGGGAGCGACGAGGGCCGCGCCGCCGTGCGCCGCCGGCTGGACGACTCCTCGGCCGTGCTGGCGCGGCTCATCCTCACCTCGCTCCCGGCCGGCGGCCCGCTCACCCGGGCGCTCAAGGAGATGGAGGAGCACGTCCCCTGGTGGGAGCTGCTCCCGGTGGCCGGCGGCGCCGACGGCGGGGCGGGGCCCGCGCCCGTCGAGCCCGAGCCGCCGCTGGTGGGAAGCCTGGACGAGCTGATCGCGAAGCTGGAGGAGACGGTGCGGCGCTTCGACGCGGCCCGCAGCCGGCTCTCCGTGTACCCCAGCACCTACCTGTTCATGGAGCGGCGCTTCCGGGAGGCGCTCGCCGGCGGCGGCGGCGGCTTCGAGGACCGCGCCTGGGCGGAGCTGCTGGACCGGCACTTCGCCACCCGCTACTTCCGCGCGCTGGAGGCGCACGAGGCCGGGCGCGCCGCCGAGGTCCCCGAGTGCTGGAAGGCCGCCTTCTCCGCGGCGACAGGAGGAAAGACAACGCTGGTGCAGGACCTGGCGCTGGCGGTGAACGCCCGGCTCAACTACGACCTGCCGCTGGCGCTGCTGGCGGCCGGCGTGGGCCAGGGCGCCGAGCGCGAGCGGCGCCGGCGCGACCTGCTGAAGTTCGAGGCGCTCTTCCGGGCGTCGATCGACCCCGTGCAGGACATGCTGGCGGCCAAGTACAGCCCCTTCCTGAAGGTGCTGGACCTGGCGGGCCTCCGGCTCGACGAGTTCCTGGTGGACTTCAGCTACCGCCGCGCGCGCGACGCCGCCTGGGACAACGCCGTGCGCCTGGCCGACTGCGCCAGCCCCGAGGAGCGCGCCCTCCTGGTGCGCGAGATCGACCGCCGCGCCGCCGACGTGGCCAACCGCATCCTGCTGCGCACCGTCATCGGCGGCGGCTGGGTCGCCCAGGCCGTGCGCCAGGTGGAGGACCGGTGGCAGGGGCGGTGGTCGGCGTGGGTGGAGCCGGAGGGGTGA
- a CDS encoding helix-turn-helix domain-containing protein codes for MTASRPPARPLLVLRSERLRPYVERPGPFAVAELPDWERLFAAVERAPPSAVVLVDACPGGGEPDPRLFRLLGRYPSATVVAALEIVPGAVGHARALLAAGASELLGLGREPPETAARVLASAHARPLKRRLEAALSRFTSAEARVLLRAAAEVAADGGSVPDLAARLGVSEQTLGRWCEAAALPGPRRLQVWMRLLLAALLLEDGGRTLRAAAAACGYATDRSLRRALGALLGAGSRELRREGAFERTAAGFNAELRSRREDVRRAPPRAARARPDGPA; via the coding sequence ATGACCGCTTCGCGACCACCGGCGCGGCCGCTGCTGGTGCTCCGCTCCGAGCGCCTGCGCCCGTACGTGGAGCGGCCGGGCCCCTTCGCCGTGGCCGAGCTGCCGGACTGGGAGCGCCTGTTCGCGGCGGTGGAGCGCGCCCCGCCCAGCGCCGTGGTGCTGGTGGACGCCTGCCCCGGCGGCGGCGAGCCCGACCCGCGCCTGTTCCGCCTGCTGGGGCGCTACCCCTCGGCCACCGTGGTCGCCGCGCTGGAAATCGTGCCCGGAGCCGTCGGCCACGCGCGCGCGCTCCTGGCCGCCGGCGCCAGCGAGCTGCTGGGGCTGGGCCGCGAGCCGCCCGAGACGGCCGCGCGGGTCCTGGCCTCCGCGCACGCCCGGCCACTCAAGCGCCGCCTGGAGGCCGCCCTCTCGCGCTTCACCTCGGCCGAGGCCCGCGTGCTCCTGCGCGCCGCCGCCGAGGTGGCAGCCGACGGAGGGAGCGTCCCCGACCTGGCCGCGCGGCTGGGAGTCTCCGAGCAGACGCTGGGGCGGTGGTGCGAGGCCGCCGCGCTCCCCGGGCCGCGGCGCCTGCAGGTGTGGATGCGCCTGCTGCTGGCGGCGCTGCTGCTGGAAGACGGCGGCCGGACGCTGCGCGCCGCGGCCGCCGCCTGCGGCTACGCCACCGACCGCTCGCTGCGCCGGGCGCTGGGCGCGCTGCTGGGCGCCGGCAGCCGCGAGCTGCGCCGCGAGGGCGCCTTCGAGCGCACCGCCGCCGGCTTCAACGCCGAGCTGCGCAGCCGCCGCGAAGACGTGCGCCGCGCCCCGCCCCGCGCCGCCCGCGCGCGGCCCGACGGCCCCGCCTGA